Proteins from a genomic interval of Paenibacillus lentus:
- a CDS encoding carbohydrate ABC transporter permease: MNTADSVSTYRTKRSRAASRSAQDWIFDIVVYLLIGIITIITLYPFLNVLAISFNDSVDTVRGGVTIYPRKFTLENYKQIFSYSTLLTGFKISVYRTLAGTVAGLVSGSMVAYTLARTDFQGRKFVSTFLAITMYVSGGLIPGFILIKNLELINTFAVYILPGLVSAFNIFVIRSFIDGLPFALQESAKIDGANDFAIYWRIILPLCKPALATVALFLAVGQWNSWFDTYLFNGSNDALTTLQYELMKVLQSTTTNANNMRGGNMTELMAQVSPDSVKMAITIVATVPILVVYPFLQKYFVKGMTLGAVKS; this comes from the coding sequence ATGAACACAGCCGATTCGGTATCCACCTATAGGACAAAAAGGTCGAGAGCAGCCTCCAGATCTGCCCAGGACTGGATTTTTGATATCGTCGTATATCTGCTCATTGGAATCATTACTATTATTACGCTTTATCCATTCCTAAACGTACTAGCCATTTCTTTCAATGATTCTGTCGATACGGTTCGAGGCGGGGTGACGATCTACCCAAGAAAATTCACTTTGGAGAATTATAAGCAAATCTTCAGCTACAGCACCTTGCTCACTGGCTTCAAAATTTCGGTATACCGTACACTTGCAGGCACAGTGGCGGGTCTTGTCAGTGGCTCTATGGTCGCTTACACATTGGCTCGGACAGATTTTCAGGGAAGAAAATTCGTCTCGACGTTCCTGGCGATCACCATGTATGTATCCGGCGGCTTGATTCCTGGATTTATCCTCATCAAGAACCTGGAATTGATTAACACCTTTGCGGTCTATATTTTACCCGGACTTGTGAGTGCCTTTAACATCTTCGTCATTCGTTCTTTTATCGATGGCCTCCCTTTCGCCCTTCAAGAATCAGCCAAGATTGACGGGGCAAATGACTTTGCAATTTACTGGCGCATCATTCTACCGCTATGCAAGCCTGCGCTTGCTACAGTTGCGCTGTTCCTGGCCGTTGGACAATGGAATTCGTGGTTTGATACCTATCTTTTTAACGGTTCCAATGACGCTTTGACGACGCTCCAGTATGAGTTAATGAAAGTGCTGCAAAGCACAACGACCAATGCCAATAACATGCGTGGAGGCAATATGACAGAGCTGATGGCGCAAGTGTCGCCGGATTCCGTCAAAATGGCGATTACCATCGTTGCTACAGTTCCGATTTTGGTCGTCTACCCCTTCCTGCAGAAATACTTTGTCAAAGGGATGACGCTTGGTGCTGTAAAAAGCTGA
- a CDS encoding ABC transporter permease, translating into MKAITLEKQTSSGLNNKPQRWKVFKNQKYLYLMSIPFVIWVFVFQYLPLWGWTMAFQNYKPGKGFFEQKWVGLEHFQMLFRDDQFYLVLRNTMAMSIMGLVAGFVFPVLFAILLNEVRVQAMKRFVQTVSYLPHFVSWVVAAGIVTKMLSTDGGAVNAVLMSLNLIDEPIQFMSQGHLFWGIVTAADVWKETGWNAIIYLAAISGIGPELYEAARVDGASRLKQIWHITLPGIRSTIIVLLIMSIGHLVGIGFEKQFLLGNHMVKDYSEVLDLYALNYGLSMGRYSFGTAINIFNSLISLILLFVANGMFKKFANESIM; encoded by the coding sequence ATGAAAGCGATAACACTTGAGAAGCAAACGAGCAGCGGGCTGAATAATAAGCCGCAAAGGTGGAAAGTGTTTAAAAATCAGAAGTATCTTTACCTCATGTCCATTCCTTTTGTGATCTGGGTTTTCGTGTTCCAGTATCTGCCGTTGTGGGGCTGGACGATGGCTTTTCAAAACTACAAGCCAGGCAAGGGCTTTTTTGAACAGAAATGGGTTGGACTAGAGCATTTCCAAATGCTGTTCCGTGATGATCAATTCTATTTGGTGCTTAGAAATACCATGGCTATGAGTATTATGGGTCTTGTAGCAGGCTTTGTATTTCCGGTACTGTTTGCAATATTGCTGAACGAGGTGCGGGTTCAAGCCATGAAGCGCTTCGTACAGACGGTGTCCTATCTGCCGCACTTTGTATCTTGGGTAGTTGCAGCAGGGATTGTCACCAAGATGCTGTCAACAGATGGCGGAGCTGTAAACGCTGTCTTAATGAGTCTGAATCTCATTGATGAACCTATTCAGTTTATGTCCCAGGGGCATCTGTTCTGGGGGATTGTGACAGCAGCCGACGTCTGGAAGGAGACCGGCTGGAACGCCATTATTTATCTGGCAGCCATTTCAGGGATCGGGCCTGAGCTTTATGAAGCTGCAAGGGTTGACGGTGCCAGCCGCTTGAAACAAATATGGCATATTACACTCCCGGGCATTCGCTCGACGATTATCGTGCTGTTAATTATGTCGATCGGCCATCTCGTTGGAATCGGATTTGAGAAACAGTTCCTGCTCGGCAACCATATGGTTAAGGACTATTCCGAGGTGTTGGATCTGTATGCATTGAATTATGGCTTATCTATGGGTAGATATTCCTTCGGTACGGCAATTAATATTTTCAATTCGTTGATCAGTTTGATCCTACTGTTTGTGGCGAACGGAATGTTCAAGAAATTTGCTAATGAAAGTATCATGTAA
- a CDS encoding alpha-galactosidase — protein MAIYVDESKKIFHLQSDHTSYVIQVIDGYPVHTYWGQKLQAEGDLAGLVPVTSNAFLDTMPQEYPQYGSGDFRSPAYQVQLEDGSRITELRYKGYSVSAGKPALEGLPYVYTESDDEADTLVLELEDAYTGMIVLLSYSMFTGGAISRSARFINKGNGKLRLLRALSANVDLYGKADHELLYLSGHWAREAHIQRRPLGPGGTNLGSRRGMSSHQHNPFAAVISPGTDEDHGEVYAMNLVYSGNFHAEAEVDGFGLVRMAIGLNPFDFAWTLRPGESFQTPEAVLVYSAEGLGGMSRIYHRLYRKRLCRGVHRDQERPILVNNWEATYFNFNADKIETIAEAGAELGIELFVLDDGWFGRRDSDNSSLGDWVEDRRKLPNGLRDLAERINRHGLKFGLWFEPEMISPDSDLYRAHPDWCLHVADRRRSEARWQLVLDLSRPEVCDYLYHALARIFTDVPIAYVKWDMNRALTEIGSAIASAEDQQEIAHRYMLGLYDLLERLTTAFPEILFEGCASGGGRFDPGMLYYMPQVWTSDNTDAVERLKIQYGTSLIYPVSTIGAHVSAVPNHQVSRETPLKMRGEVAMSGNFGYELDLTKFSEAEKALVKEQIAMYKEIRSLVQQGDLFRLRSPFVDDETSWMFVTEDKTEALVFFFRVLAKPNPTSGILRLKGLDGSLTYTIKGDDGTIGTYRGDRLMQAGLIIPQLTGDYASTWFKLSSIH, from the coding sequence TTGGCCATTTATGTAGACGAGTCAAAGAAGATCTTTCATTTGCAATCAGATCACACCAGTTATGTTATTCAAGTGATAGACGGCTATCCTGTGCATACCTATTGGGGGCAAAAGCTTCAAGCAGAAGGCGATTTGGCGGGGCTTGTGCCGGTTACGAGCAATGCATTTTTAGATACAATGCCTCAGGAGTATCCGCAATATGGGTCAGGTGATTTTCGTTCGCCTGCTTATCAGGTGCAGCTTGAGGATGGCAGTCGGATCACAGAACTTCGTTATAAAGGCTACTCTGTTTCAGCTGGAAAACCGGCTCTCGAAGGTTTGCCTTATGTATATACAGAGTCAGATGACGAAGCTGATACACTGGTATTGGAGCTTGAAGATGCATACACCGGGATGATTGTCTTGTTAAGCTACAGCATGTTTACAGGAGGAGCGATTTCACGATCGGCTCGCTTTATCAATAAGGGCAATGGGAAGCTGAGGCTGTTGCGTGCCTTAAGTGCAAATGTTGACTTATATGGCAAAGCGGATCATGAGCTGCTATATCTCTCCGGTCATTGGGCACGGGAGGCTCATATTCAGCGCCGGCCGCTCGGCCCCGGAGGAACGAATCTGGGCAGCCGGCGAGGCATGAGCAGCCACCAGCATAACCCGTTTGCAGCCGTGATCAGCCCTGGTACAGACGAGGATCATGGTGAGGTTTATGCCATGAATCTGGTGTACAGCGGCAACTTCCATGCTGAGGCGGAGGTCGATGGCTTCGGTCTCGTACGCATGGCGATTGGATTGAACCCATTCGACTTTGCCTGGACGCTCCGGCCAGGGGAGTCCTTTCAAACGCCTGAGGCTGTATTGGTTTATTCCGCTGAAGGGCTTGGAGGCATGTCAAGAATCTATCATCGTCTGTATCGGAAACGCCTCTGCCGCGGAGTCCATCGTGATCAGGAACGTCCGATACTCGTCAACAATTGGGAAGCGACGTATTTTAACTTTAATGCGGACAAAATCGAAACGATCGCTGAGGCAGGAGCCGAGCTTGGGATCGAGCTTTTCGTGCTTGATGATGGTTGGTTCGGTAGAAGAGACAGCGACAACAGTTCCCTTGGGGACTGGGTCGAGGATCGCCGTAAACTGCCGAACGGGCTTCGTGATCTGGCGGAAAGGATTAATAGGCACGGGCTGAAGTTCGGTCTGTGGTTTGAGCCGGAGATGATATCGCCGGATAGCGACCTATATCGTGCTCATCCTGACTGGTGTCTGCACGTTGCCGATCGGCGCCGCTCAGAAGCACGCTGGCAGCTGGTGTTGGATCTTTCGCGGCCGGAGGTATGTGATTACCTGTATCATGCGTTAGCCCGTATTTTCACAGACGTTCCTATTGCTTATGTCAAATGGGACATGAACCGCGCACTGACGGAGATCGGTTCTGCCATAGCTTCGGCAGAGGATCAACAGGAGATTGCGCACCGTTATATGCTTGGGCTTTACGATTTGCTGGAGAGGTTAACCACGGCATTTCCAGAAATTTTGTTTGAAGGCTGTGCCAGTGGTGGCGGTCGTTTCGATCCTGGGATGCTCTACTACATGCCGCAGGTCTGGACAAGCGATAATACCGATGCCGTGGAGCGATTAAAAATTCAGTATGGAACCAGTCTGATTTATCCGGTAAGTACCATCGGAGCTCACGTATCTGCGGTGCCTAATCATCAGGTTAGCCGGGAAACACCGCTCAAAATGCGTGGTGAGGTAGCGATGTCCGGAAATTTCGGCTACGAGCTTGACCTGACGAAATTCAGCGAGGCGGAAAAGGCTCTGGTTAAGGAGCAGATCGCCATGTATAAGGAGATACGCTCTCTTGTACAGCAGGGTGATCTTTTCCGGCTCAGAAGTCCGTTTGTCGACGATGAGACCTCCTGGATGTTTGTGACAGAGGATAAAACTGAGGCCCTTGTGTTCTTCTTCCGCGTGCTTGCCAAACCGAACCCTACATCTGGGATTCTACGGCTAAAAGGACTTGATGGATCCCTTACCTACACAATTAAAGGAGACGACGGTACTATCGGAACTTACCGCGGCGACCGTTTAATGCAGGCCGGTCTGATCATTCCCCAGCTTACAGGCGATTATGCCAGCACCTGGTTTAAGTTAAGTTCGATACATTAA